From Campylobacteraceae bacterium, the proteins below share one genomic window:
- the raiA gene encoding ribosome-associated translation inhibitor RaiA has translation MNTSIVGRHIDLTDPIKEYINASIEAFAKYNLDIISVNSIISQEEKHGKKAFSFEFTLNIANLDTVVVKQKDKDLYTAIDIAVDRVSKVLRRHHDKISGHRATKLSEVDSASKEDEIANELEKLEGEIVGVRLNSYKPMDIEDALNELKESEAAFKVFYDKDDNMRVIYPMKEESKFGLY, from the coding sequence ATGAATACAAGTATTGTAGGTAGACATATAGATTTAACAGATCCAATCAAAGAATATATTAATGCATCAATAGAAGCATTTGCAAAATATAATTTAGATATTATTTCAGTCAATTCGATTATTTCTCAAGAAGAGAAACATGGCAAAAAAGCATTTTCTTTTGAATTTACTTTAAATATTGCTAATTTAGATACTGTTGTTGTAAAACAAAAAGATAAAGATTTATATACAGCTATTGATATTGCAGTTGATAGAGTATCTAAAGTCTTAAGAAGACATCATGATAAGATATCAGGTCATAGAGCAACTAAACTAAGCGAAGTTGATTCAGCTAGCAAAGAAGATGAAATTGCTAATGAATTAGAAAAATTAGAAGGTGAAATTGTTGGAGTTAGATTAAATTCTTATAAACCAATGGATATTGAAGATGCTTTAAATGAATTAAAAGAATCTGAAGCTGCATTTAAAGTTTTTTATGACAAAGACGATAATATGAGAGTGATTTATCCAATGAAAGAAGAGTCAAAATTTGGTTTATACTAA
- a CDS encoding acetolactate synthase large subunit — translation MKMTGAKMVTESLHEEGVDVVFGYPGGAIMNVYDEIYKQDNFQHILTRHEQAAIHAAEGYAKSTGKVGVAIVTSGPGFTNAVTGLADAYMDSIPLVVISGQVPTTIIGTDGFQEIDAIGISRPCTKHNYLINHIDDIARVMKEAFHIASTGRPGPVHVDIPKDITAQMGIFDYSKPVDLPTYKPTVNYNKRQLKKAMEAISKAKKPLLYVGGGAVLANCSEEIREFSKLTNIPAVETLMARGVMGHDNKMFFGMLGMHGEYAANMAAHETDLLISLGARFDDRVTGRLDQFAKKAKVIHIDIDPTSIDKLVDTNFPIVGDLKVTLKGMLEAAAEMKFNDYSNWNDLLLEYREKQPLRFIDSTETIKPQWPIVRIGELLGDKAIVSTDVGQHQMWAAQFYPFSRPRQFVTSGGLGTMGFGLPAAMGVARGNPDKISINITGDGSILMNIQELMTCVESNLPVINVILNNNYLGMVRQWQTMFYGNRLSETVLDAQPNFQMLVEAFGGVGYKVKTKEEFDAALKDAVKQKKVAMIEVIVDRNEDVLPMVPNGHALNEMTLIGDTDA, via the coding sequence ATGAAAATGACCGGCGCGAAAATGGTTACAGAATCATTACATGAAGAAGGGGTAGACGTAGTTTTTGGTTATCCTGGAGGCGCTATTATGAACGTCTATGATGAAATTTATAAACAAGATAATTTTCAACATATCTTAACAAGACACGAACAAGCTGCAATTCATGCGGCTGAAGGTTATGCTAAGTCAACTGGTAAAGTTGGAGTTGCTATTGTAACATCAGGTCCTGGTTTTACAAATGCAGTTACTGGTTTGGCAGATGCATATATGGATTCAATTCCTTTGGTTGTTATTTCGGGACAAGTTCCTACAACAATAATTGGAACAGATGGTTTTCAAGAGATTGATGCTATTGGAATTTCAAGACCATGTACAAAACACAATTATTTAATTAATCATATTGATGATATTGCACGCGTTATGAAAGAAGCTTTTCATATTGCTTCAACAGGCAGACCTGGTCCTGTGCATGTTGATATTCCAAAAGATATTACTGCACAAATGGGTATTTTTGATTATTCAAAACCGGTTGATTTACCAACGTATAAACCTACCGTTAATTATAATAAACGGCAATTAAAAAAAGCAATGGAAGCTATTAGTAAAGCTAAAAAACCATTATTATATGTAGGTGGAGGGGCTGTTCTTGCTAATTGTAGTGAAGAAATAAGGGAGTTTTCAAAACTTACTAATATTCCTGCTGTTGAAACATTAATGGCAAGAGGTGTTATGGGACATGATAATAAAATGTTTTTTGGAATGCTTGGTATGCATGGTGAATATGCTGCTAATATGGCGGCTCATGAAACTGATTTACTTATTTCCTTGGGAGCAAGATTTGATGATAGAGTTACTGGGCGTTTAGATCAGTTTGCAAAAAAAGCAAAAGTAATTCATATTGATATTGATCCTACTTCTATTGATAAATTAGTAGATACAAACTTTCCAATAGTGGGAGATTTAAAAGTTACTTTAAAAGGTATGCTTGAAGCAGCTGCTGAGATGAAATTTAATGACTATTCTAATTGGAATGATTTATTATTAGAATACAGAGAAAAACAACCTTTACGCTTCATTGATTCTACTGAAACTATTAAACCTCAATGGCCAATAGTTAGAATTGGTGAATTATTAGGAGATAAAGCTATTGTATCAACCGATGTTGGACAACATCAAATGTGGGCTGCACAATTTTATCCATTTTCACGTCCAAGACAATTTGTAACTTCTGGTGGATTGGGAACTATGGGCTTTGGTCTTCCAGCTGCAATGGGTGTGGCACGTGGTAATCCAGATAAAATTTCAATAAATATTACAGGTGATGGTTCAATTTTAATGAACATTCAAGAGTTAATGACTTGTGTTGAAAGTAATCTTCCTGTAATTAATGTAATTTTAAATAATAATTACCTAGGAATGGTAAGACAATGGCAAACCATGTTTTATGGTAACAGATTATCTGAAACAGTATTAGATGCTCAACCTAATTTTCAAATGTTAGTAGAAGCATTTGGTGGTGTTGGTTATAAAGTTAAAACAAAAGAAGAATTTGATGCTGCATTAAAAGATGCTGTTAAACAAAAGAAAGTTGCAATGATTGAAGTTATTGTTGATAGAAATGAAGATGTTTTACCAATGGTTCCCAATGGGCATGCTTTAAATGAAATGACACTTATAGGAGATACAGATGCATAG
- a CDS encoding CDP-alcohol phosphatidyltransferase family protein, whose product MDFLFNKNHHFNLANLTTFMNIASGIIAIYFLTHQDFIFAAVFAWLGGAFDIIDGKIARKYKLSTEFGIQLDSYADFLSFVIVPVMYIYFAIFESSMINKALLAVVFIFYVISGLRRLIQFNIDAQEGEVTKYFTGIPTPLGAILLFASYLAWTSGYVPEELILVFMILVAYMLNSKIKIPHP is encoded by the coding sequence TTGGATTTTTTATTTAATAAAAATCATCATTTTAATTTAGCTAATTTAACAACATTTATGAATATTGCATCGGGTATTATAGCAATATATTTTTTAACCCATCAAGACTTTATATTTGCAGCTGTTTTTGCATGGCTGGGTGGTGCTTTTGATATAATTGATGGTAAAATCGCAAGGAAATATAAACTTTCTACTGAATTTGGTATTCAACTTGATTCTTATGCTGATTTTTTATCCTTTGTTATTGTTCCTGTAATGTATATATACTTTGCTATTTTTGAAAGCTCAATGATTAATAAAGCACTGCTTGCTGTAGTTTTTATATTTTATGTTATTTCGGGACTAAGACGTTTAATTCAATTTAATATAGATGCTCAAGAAGGTGAAGTTACAAAATACTTTACAGGAATACCTACGCCTCTAGGCGCTATTTTATTATTCGCTTCTTATTTAGCATGGACTAGTGGTTATGTGCCAGAAGAGTTAATTTTAGTATTTATGATTCTTGTAGCTTATATGTTAAACTCAAAAATTAAAATCCCTCACCCTTAA
- a CDS encoding exopolyphosphatase, which produces MSIITAIDLGSNSFRVLIYDCKKELILASHNEVVGMADGLTHTGCISKEAQERVINAINTTSEEMKYDTSRAICVTTAAMRMASNAKEVLCYFKEKTGASFEIIDGKEEARLTLLAVKYALKREKIVSDNFILLDIGGGSLELIVNTKDKYIAHSFNFGIVTLTQKHYKQTELENFLEKRKKEINNFLSTMDIDYTKYSFVATAGTPTTIAAMKLGQDFFNYNKNDVNGSIVNLDDLDKSLDILKNSSKSEIRNLVGEGRVDFIEIGIYIYRAIFEVLNKKESIVLDDGLREGVALNYALKKTI; this is translated from the coding sequence ATGAGTATTATAACAGCTATAGATTTAGGCTCTAATTCTTTTAGAGTTTTAATATACGATTGTAAAAAAGAACTTATACTGGCTTCTCACAATGAAGTTGTTGGCATGGCAGATGGTCTTACTCATACGGGATGTATTTCTAAAGAAGCACAAGAAAGAGTAATAAATGCAATTAATACAACATCCGAAGAAATGAAGTATGATACAAGTAGGGCTATTTGTGTAACAACAGCGGCCATGCGAATGGCATCAAATGCAAAAGAGGTTCTTTGTTATTTTAAAGAAAAAACAGGCGCAAGTTTTGAAATAATTGATGGCAAGGAAGAAGCAAGGTTAACGCTTTTAGCTGTTAAATATGCATTAAAAAGAGAAAAAATTGTCTCAGATAATTTCATTTTATTAGATATTGGTGGAGGCTCACTTGAACTTATTGTTAATACAAAAGATAAATACATTGCTCATAGTTTTAACTTTGGAATTGTTACATTAACGCAAAAACATTATAAACAAACAGAACTTGAAAATTTTCTAGAAAAAAGAAAAAAAGAAATAAACAATTTTTTAAGTACTATGGATATTGATTATACGAAATATTCTTTTGTAGCTACTGCGGGAACTCCTACAACAATTGCAGCCATGAAACTGGGTCAAGACTTTTTTAATTATAATAAAAATGATGTTAATGGAAGTATTGTAAATTTGGATGATTTAGACAAATCTTTAGATATTTTAAAAAATTCTTCTAAAAGTGAAATAAGAAACTTAGTGGGTGAAGGAAGAGTTGATTTTATTGAAATTGGTATTTATATTTACAGAGCCATTTTTGAAGTATTAAATAAAAAAGAATCAATAGTTTTAGATGATGGGTTAAGAGAAGGAGTAGCTCTTAATTATGCTTTGAAGAAGACTATTTAG
- a CDS encoding site-specific integrase — translation MTFYHRNGTLYARINGKRVSTKLEDTKANRKLFKSYAKNDEFFNKFNVNKKIPTIIELCVEVLNEKEKTLKSTTCVTYLGFFNSRIVPYFDKKLITELKPIDVKEWYKTFTDLSTLKGCETLLKAAVENAILCEHISATPFVLKKPSLKSDYKVIPFTLEEVMVLITSAKSNSFGNFLAISFFTGIRPGELIALSWEDIDFNRNTISINKTMTNGFLQKPKTKNSLAEIDLPIEALKYFKNEQLKTGLRKNIFYSEQRNKIYKSSDSLNIKFKKLLKSLDMVIRNIYQTRHTFASLKLIAGEKLEWVSFMLRHKNPRITLERYYRYIPKEDSKRVVLDIENAQNRHTS, via the coding sequence ATGACCTTTTATCATAGAAATGGTACGCTGTATGCTCGTATCAATGGGAAAAGAGTATCTACTAAATTAGAAGATACAAAAGCAAACAGGAAGTTATTTAAAAGCTATGCTAAAAATGACGAGTTCTTTAACAAATTTAATGTTAATAAAAAAATACCTACCATTATTGAACTATGTGTAGAAGTGTTGAATGAAAAAGAAAAGACTTTAAAATCTACTACATGCGTAACATACTTAGGCTTTTTCAATAGTAGAATTGTTCCATATTTCGATAAAAAGCTAATTACAGAACTAAAGCCAATTGATGTAAAGGAATGGTATAAAACATTTACTGATCTTAGCACATTGAAAGGTTGTGAAACGCTTTTAAAGGCTGCAGTAGAAAATGCCATATTATGTGAGCATATTTCTGCAACCCCTTTTGTGCTTAAAAAACCATCATTAAAAAGTGATTATAAGGTTATCCCATTTACTTTAGAAGAAGTGATGGTACTCATTACGAGTGCAAAATCTAATTCATTTGGAAACTTTTTAGCAATCTCGTTTTTTACAGGAATAAGACCAGGAGAATTAATAGCTCTTTCATGGGAAGATATTGATTTTAATAGAAATACTATTTCCATAAATAAAACAATGACAAATGGTTTTCTACAAAAGCCTAAAACAAAAAATTCTCTAGCAGAAATTGACTTACCAATTGAGGCACTTAAGTATTTTAAGAATGAACAATTAAAAACAGGACTAAGAAAAAATATCTTTTATTCTGAGCAGAGAAATAAAATATATAAATCAAGTGATAGTTTGAATATTAAATTTAAGAAACTGTTGAAAAGTTTAGATATGGTAATAAGAAATATTTATCAAACAAGACATACTTTTGCTAGTTTAAAATTAATAGCAGGAGAAAAATTAGAATGGGTATCTTTTATGTTAAGACATAAAAACCCAAGAATAACACTTGAAAGATATTATAGATATATTCCGAAAGAAGACTCAAAAAGAGTTGTTTTAGATATAGAAAACGCACAAAATCGACACACCTCTTAA
- a CDS encoding toll/interleukin-1 receptor domain-containing protein: MIKQDAIKKLKKKIYELTKLPDYIYNGDNFEFSNWKVNTEKTIFHIFDDAEYTTKFKNIIYHPETISLISDNSSLSVATYILGVKKAKILLESYLEEINEFWEPDTTREHKIKNIFISHITEEKEVALVLKDWIESTFTGQFSVFVSNDNEDIPVGSKWLTQINNALNESIVFIVLCSQSSMPRPWINFEIGCAWTKQIPIIPICYNGMTKSSLPSPVSSFQGINLDRKESLEKLFKGIAKHLDVSKTPRISYQDMLNEMNKALEKTVVKKVEIKEEKDNNFIHEIEQKILLTYSYNQTPSELEYIKNIIKESHFKTEFYIDTLVKNNFLSRHYNDQLDYLYSLEYKGKEYLIQNNLV; the protein is encoded by the coding sequence ATGATTAAACAAGACGCAATTAAAAAATTAAAAAAAAAGATTTATGAGTTAACAAAGCTTCCAGATTATATTTATAATGGAGATAACTTTGAGTTTTCTAACTGGAAAGTTAATACAGAAAAAACTATTTTTCATATTTTTGACGATGCAGAGTACACGACTAAATTTAAAAATATAATTTATCATCCAGAAACTATCTCTCTAATAAGCGATAATTCTTCATTATCCGTTGCCACATACATTTTAGGTGTAAAAAAAGCAAAAATATTACTAGAGTCATATCTTGAAGAAATTAACGAATTTTGGGAACCAGATACAACAAGAGAGCATAAAATTAAAAATATATTTATCAGTCATATTACAGAAGAAAAAGAAGTAGCATTAGTTTTAAAAGACTGGATTGAAAGTACTTTCACAGGACAATTCAGTGTATTTGTGAGTAATGATAATGAAGATATTCCGGTAGGGTCAAAATGGTTAACACAAATAAATAATGCATTAAATGAATCTATAGTATTTATAGTTCTTTGTAGTCAATCATCGATGCCAAGACCATGGATAAACTTCGAAATTGGCTGTGCATGGACGAAACAAATACCTATTATCCCAATTTGCTACAATGGCATGACAAAAAGCTCCCTTCCTTCACCTGTATCATCTTTTCAAGGAATTAATTTAGATAGAAAAGAATCTTTGGAAAAACTTTTTAAAGGTATAGCAAAACACCTAGATGTTTCAAAGACACCTAGAATTAGCTACCAAGATATGTTAAACGAAATGAATAAAGCTTTAGAAAAAACTGTAGTTAAAAAAGTAGAGATTAAAGAAGAAAAAGATAATAACTTCATTCATGAAATTGAACAAAAAATACTATTAACTTATTCTTATAATCAAACACCATCAGAACTGGAATATATTAAAAATATCATAAAAGAAAGTCATTTTAAAACTGAATTCTATATTGATACTTTAGTGAAAAATAATTTTCTTAGTCGCCATTACAATGACCAATTAGATTACCTTTATTCATTAGAGTACAAAGGAAAGGAATATCTTATTCAAAATAATCTTGTATAA
- a CDS encoding DNA translocase FtsK 4TM domain-containing protein: MQTVGVIGSSFADFSHNYFGYLSYAYLLFLLYPLYILNFIDYEKEKLLMKSLILVIFIFAVLIFQALVIKDNLSGEIGSIIVLSLNPFIGKAGLWIFILICFVITLLVFLEDKNISLKEKLAAVKIKKPSFDFKQIEKIPQSSKKRVKRKVEKVSVKEVGDTAEIILEETLLQEEKIQEAVIIEEKVNEVESSHSVIVEELEENKILQDQIELGENIKPKDFKLPLNKFFQDAPKMKKSKMDEDLIDKKIGDLLDKLSKFKIEGDVVRTYTGPVVTTFEFKPAAHIKVSKILNLQDDLAMALKAQTIRIQAPIPGKDVVGIEVPNEESQIIYFKDLLDSEIFQKSTSPLTMILGKDIVGKPFVTDLKKLPHLLIAGTTGSGKSVGINSMILSLLYKNSPDDLKLVMIDPKMLEFTMYEDIPHLLTPIITKPSEAVTALANMVLEMERRYTLMAKSRTKNIENYNEKSKTADYDAFPYIVVIIDELGDLMMTSGKEVEISIARLAQMARASGIHLIVATQRPSVDVVTGLIKANLPSRIAYKVGQRIDSKIILDAMGAESLLGRGDMLFTPPGMSGLVRLHAPWSKESEIEEVVEFLKAQREVQYDMNFIKAKEGSAMSSNPSDESAFDELYESAKMIVINDKKTSISYIQRKLRIGYNRAATIVEQLQLAGVLSEPNVKGNREILI; encoded by the coding sequence ATGCAAACCGTAGGCGTTATAGGCTCTAGTTTTGCAGACTTTTCACATAATTATTTTGGATATCTTTCTTACGCATATTTACTTTTTTTATTATATCCCTTGTATATACTTAATTTTATTGATTATGAAAAAGAGAAACTCTTAATGAAATCCTTGATTTTAGTAATTTTTATTTTTGCAGTGTTAATCTTTCAAGCTTTAGTAATTAAAGACAATTTAAGTGGTGAAATTGGCAGTATTATTGTATTAAGTTTGAATCCCTTTATCGGAAAAGCAGGCTTATGGATTTTTATTTTAATTTGTTTTGTCATTACTTTACTTGTATTTCTTGAAGATAAAAATATTTCATTAAAAGAAAAACTAGCAGCAGTTAAAATAAAAAAACCTTCTTTTGATTTTAAACAAATCGAAAAAATACCGCAGTCCAGTAAAAAACGTGTAAAAAGAAAAGTCGAAAAAGTCTCTGTTAAAGAAGTAGGAGATACTGCTGAGATAATTCTTGAAGAAACACTTCTTCAAGAAGAAAAAATTCAAGAAGCAGTAATTATAGAAGAAAAAGTAAATGAAGTAGAGTCCTCTCATTCAGTAATTGTAGAAGAATTAGAAGAAAACAAAATTTTACAAGATCAAATTGAATTAGGTGAGAATATTAAACCAAAAGATTTTAAATTACCTTTAAATAAATTTTTTCAAGATGCTCCTAAAATGAAAAAATCAAAAATGGATGAAGATTTAATAGATAAAAAAATTGGTGATTTATTGGATAAACTTTCAAAGTTTAAAATTGAAGGAGATGTTGTCCGTACGTATACAGGTCCGGTTGTAACAACGTTTGAATTTAAACCAGCTGCTCATATTAAAGTATCTAAAATATTAAATTTACAAGATGATTTAGCTATGGCTTTAAAAGCTCAAACCATTAGAATTCAAGCTCCCATTCCTGGAAAAGATGTAGTTGGTATTGAAGTTCCTAATGAAGAGTCACAAATTATATATTTTAAAGATTTATTGGACTCAGAAATTTTTCAAAAATCAACTTCTCCTTTGACTATGATTTTAGGAAAAGATATTGTAGGTAAACCTTTTGTAACAGATCTTAAAAAACTTCCTCACTTATTAATTGCAGGAACTACAGGTTCTGGTAAATCTGTGGGAATTAATTCAATGATTTTATCTTTATTGTATAAAAACTCTCCCGATGATTTAAAACTGGTGATGATTGATCCTAAAATGCTTGAATTTACAATGTATGAAGATATTCCTCATTTATTAACGCCTATTATTACAAAACCCAGTGAAGCGGTAACTGCTTTAGCTAATATGGTGTTAGAGATGGAGAGAAGATATACTCTGATGGCTAAATCACGTACAAAAAATATTGAAAACTATAATGAAAAGTCAAAAACAGCTGATTATGATGCTTTTCCATATATTGTTGTGATTATTGATGAGTTAGGAGATTTAATGATGACTTCTGGAAAAGAAGTTGAAATTTCCATTGCAAGGCTTGCTCAAATGGCTAGGGCTTCTGGAATACATCTAATAGTGGCAACGCAACGACCTTCTGTTGATGTTGTAACGGGTCTTATTAAAGCCAATCTTCCAAGTAGAATTGCTTATAAAGTAGGGCAGAGAATTGATTCCAAAATCATTTTAGATGCTATGGGCGCTGAATCTTTATTAGGGCGTGGAGATATGTTATTTACTCCTCCTGGTATGTCTGGACTTGTAAGGCTTCATGCTCCTTGGTCAAAAGAAAGTGAAATTGAAGAAGTAGTTGAGTTTTTAAAAGCGCAGCGAGAAGTGCAATATGATATGAATTTTATTAAAGCAAAAGAGGGCTCAGCTATGAGCTCCAATCCATCTGATGAAAGCGCATTTGATGAATTGTACGAAAGTGCGAAAATGATTGTGATTAATGATAAAAAAACATCTATTTCTTATATACAAAGAAAATTAAGAATTGGTTATAACCGTGCTGCTACTATTGTTGAACAATTACAATTAGCAGGAGTTTTATCTGAGCCCAATGTAAAAGGTAACAGAGAAATACTTATTTAA
- the lpxD gene encoding UDP-3-O-(3-hydroxymyristoyl)glucosamine N-acyltransferase, with amino-acid sequence MKLNDLCKNLDIECSSNQKIIGLNTLKDANAKEVTFLENKKYLKDLENTKAAAVFIKKEFASLLPLNTLALICEEPYIELARASKYFSSQLVDVDGKEPLIGKNTVIMPGANLGKNVIIGNNCTVFPGAYIGDNVRIGDNTIIQANVVIYRDCTVGDDCLIHSGAIIGADGFGFANNKGKYIKIYQNGNVMIGNDVEIGANTTIDRAAFKSTIIHDGVRIDNLIQIAHNCIVGPGCILTAQIGLAGSTVLNEYVIMGAQSGTAGHLEIAPFTTISARAGVTKSIKVSKKQWAGFPLMEHRSWLRLQGKISKLLKG; translated from the coding sequence ATGAAATTAAATGACTTGTGTAAAAATCTGGATATTGAGTGTTCTAGTAATCAAAAAATTATAGGCCTTAATACCCTAAAAGACGCAAATGCGAAAGAAGTCACTTTTTTAGAAAACAAAAAATATCTGAAAGATTTGGAGAATACTAAAGCTGCAGCTGTTTTTATTAAAAAAGAGTTTGCATCTTTACTTCCTTTAAATACACTTGCTCTTATTTGTGAAGAACCTTATATTGAACTTGCGAGAGCAAGTAAGTATTTTTCTTCTCAGCTTGTAGATGTGGATGGAAAAGAGCCTTTAATTGGAAAAAATACAGTAATTATGCCAGGGGCAAATCTTGGAAAAAATGTAATTATTGGTAACAATTGTACGGTTTTCCCTGGGGCGTATATTGGAGATAATGTACGTATTGGAGACAATACTATTATTCAAGCCAATGTTGTAATATATCGTGATTGTACAGTAGGAGATGATTGTTTAATTCATTCTGGTGCTATTATAGGTGCTGATGGTTTTGGTTTTGCTAATAATAAAGGCAAATACATTAAAATATACCAAAATGGAAATGTAATGATTGGAAACGATGTTGAAATTGGTGCAAATACTACAATTGACAGAGCTGCCTTTAAATCTACTATTATCCATGATGGTGTAAGAATTGATAATTTAATTCAAATTGCGCATAATTGTATAGTAGGACCTGGCTGTATTTTAACAGCACAAATTGGTTTAGCAGGCTCAACTGTTTTAAATGAATATGTAATTATGGGTGCACAAAGTGGTACAGCTGGGCATTTAGAAATCGCACCTTTTACTACAATATCAGCACGTGCTGGTGTTACAAAAAGTATTAAAGTAAGTAAAAAACAATGGGCTGGTTTTCCTTTAATGGAGCACAGATCGTGGTTACGTTTACAAGGCAAAATTTCTAAATTATTAAAAGGATAA
- a CDS encoding pentapeptide repeat-containing protein codes for MAEPIFEFIDNILGQERCKFKGTVYKIIREEFTDNRFIRYGNQKYALIDNKKQIESRIKTAKLSLNFQNCIFTEYADFGFQLFSKHVNFIGATFTKNADFRKTVFEEDASFRFATFMKDAYFRDSVFEKEAYFDSTIFLQETYFGHADFFNYTSFKGAIINTFNLSNLITHEKFRLDLSFSQIGMMYYQNTNFKKTDTKETFLILKQAALKQHDQINALDFYKKEMQAHKDSLEWCSRDCLDKLVLSFERLSSNYGTNGIISILWVFAITFLFSGLMVGTYSLEVFLHIINPLTKFNDIADTLVCNTTLNHTLFIFHKLSLAVLIYETIKSFRKFSRKL; via the coding sequence ATGGCAGAACCGATATTTGAATTTATAGATAATATACTTGGTCAAGAAAGGTGTAAATTTAAAGGAACAGTGTATAAAATTATTCGAGAAGAATTCACTGATAATCGATTTATAAGATATGGTAATCAAAAGTATGCTCTAATAGATAATAAAAAACAAATAGAAAGTAGAATTAAAACTGCTAAATTGAGTCTTAATTTTCAGAATTGTATTTTTACAGAATATGCAGATTTTGGATTTCAATTATTTTCAAAACATGTAAACTTCATAGGCGCAACATTTACGAAGAATGCAGATTTTAGGAAAACAGTTTTTGAAGAAGATGCAAGTTTTAGGTTTGCAACATTTATGAAAGACGCTTATTTTAGAGACTCGGTATTTGAAAAAGAGGCATATTTTGATTCCACTATATTTCTACAAGAAACATATTTTGGTCATGCAGATTTTTTTAACTATACATCTTTTAAAGGTGCAATAATAAACACTTTTAATCTTTCGAACCTAATTACACACGAAAAATTTAGGCTTGATTTATCTTTCTCACAAATTGGGATGATGTATTATCAAAATACAAACTTTAAAAAAACAGATACAAAAGAAACTTTTCTAATTTTAAAACAAGCTGCATTAAAACAACATGATCAAATAAATGCATTAGATTTTTATAAAAAAGAAATGCAAGCACATAAAGATAGTTTGGAGTGGTGTAGTAGAGATTGTTTGGATAAGTTAGTTCTTAGTTTTGAACGACTGTCTAGTAACTATGGAACAAATGGAATTATATCAATACTGTGGGTTTTTGCAATAACCTTTTTATTTTCAGGATTGATGGTTGGGACATACTCATTGGAAGTTTTTCTGCACATAATTAATCCTCTTACTAAGTTTAATGATATTGCAGATACCCTCGTATGTAATACAACATTAAATCATACACTATTCATATTTCACAAACTATCTCTGGCTGTTTTAATCTACGAAACAATCAAATCTTTTAGAAAGTTTTCAAGAAAATTATAG
- the ilvN gene encoding acetolactate synthase small subunit, whose amino-acid sequence MHSDNHYYDKEITRQVISVVVLNENNALSRIVGLFSARGYNIDSLTVAPVEGSDYSRMTIVTTGDKRVISQIVKQLNKLIPILKVNEHKDVIEKDTVLMKFSIDNNLADIDVIAKTYHGSIQDVTDDAIIVSATDSAARIANFISVMQKYKPLEIVRSGIVAIER is encoded by the coding sequence ATGCATAGTGATAATCACTACTACGACAAAGAAATCACAAGACAGGTTATTTCTGTAGTTGTTCTAAATGAAAACAATGCTTTGTCAAGAATTGTAGGTTTATTTTCAGCGCGTGGTTACAATATTGATTCTTTGACTGTTGCACCTGTAGAAGGAAGTGATTATTCACGTATGACTATTGTTACAACAGGAGATAAAAGAGTTATCTCTCAAATTGTTAAACAATTAAATAAACTTATTCCTATTTTAAAAGTAAACGAACATAAAGATGTAATTGAAAAAGATACAGTATTAATGAAATTTTCTATTGATAATAATTTAGCAGATATTGACGTTATTGCAAAAACCTATCATGGTAGTATTCAAGATGTAACAGATGATGCAATTATAGTTTCAGCTACTGATTCAGCAGCAAGAATTGCTAATTTTATTTCTGTAATGCAAAAATATAAACCCTTAGAAATCGTACGATCTGGAATTGTAGCAATTGAGAGATAA